A region of Catenibacterium mitsuokai DNA encodes the following proteins:
- a CDS encoding Y-family DNA polymerase, with protein sequence MAHVPTYLVIDIKSFYASVECLERGLDPLDTNLVVADASRTEKTICLAVSPSLKAYGLPGRARLFEVISKLKQLNHQREPLDGSSFLASNLNKNKHKAIDYIIAKPRMSLYLEYSTRIYSIYLKYFSPDDIHVYSIDEVFIDATHYLDTYELDAFHLVQNIIHDIYKEVGITVTAGIGTNLYLAKVAMDIVAKHKEPDEKGARIAYLNTYAYRKLLWSHTPLTDFWRVGKGISKKLNNIGLYTMGDIARCSLEDEEKLYNLFGVNAELLIDHAWGWEPCTMSAIKAYKAPSKSIGTGQVLSCAYDYKQTEIILKEMIESLSLDLFEKHLVTNKLVLTIGYDIENMKDYHGELMEDRYGRKLPKHLHGTINLDRYTSSFKLMCDALLRFYHLHINHALTIRRIQLNATQVRSDDDIPMTYKQLSLFDEEKIEVDLSKEKKLQGVTLDIKKKYGKNALLKGADLQEGATTRERNKMIGGHKA encoded by the coding sequence ATGGCACATGTTCCAACATATCTAGTGATAGATATTAAATCATTTTATGCATCTGTAGAATGTCTAGAGAGAGGACTCGATCCACTAGACACCAATCTCGTTGTCGCGGATGCCTCACGTACAGAAAAAACCATATGCCTTGCCGTCTCTCCGAGTTTAAAAGCCTATGGTCTTCCTGGACGTGCAAGACTCTTTGAAGTCATTTCTAAACTTAAACAACTCAATCATCAAAGAGAACCACTTGATGGAAGTTCTTTTCTTGCATCAAATCTTAATAAGAATAAACATAAAGCCATAGATTACATTATTGCGAAACCTCGTATGTCTCTCTATCTAGAATATTCAACACGCATTTATTCTATATATTTAAAGTATTTCTCTCCTGATGATATTCATGTCTATTCTATTGATGAAGTCTTTATTGATGCAACACATTATCTTGATACATATGAGTTAGATGCCTTTCATCTTGTTCAAAATATTATTCATGATATATATAAAGAAGTGGGTATTACTGTGACTGCAGGAATAGGAACGAATCTCTATCTTGCAAAGGTGGCTATGGATATTGTCGCTAAACATAAAGAACCAGACGAAAAAGGGGCCCGTATTGCGTACTTAAACACATATGCCTATAGAAAACTATTATGGTCTCATACACCTTTGACCGACTTCTGGAGAGTCGGTAAAGGTATCTCTAAGAAACTCAATAATATCGGGTTATATACAATGGGAGATATCGCAAGATGCTCATTAGAAGATGAAGAAAAACTATACAATCTATTTGGAGTCAATGCAGAACTGCTTATTGATCATGCCTGGGGCTGGGAACCTTGTACCATGTCTGCCATTAAAGCCTATAAAGCACCTTCTAAAAGTATAGGAACCGGGCAGGTATTATCATGTGCTTATGATTATAAGCAAACTGAAATCATTTTAAAGGAAATGATAGAATCATTAAGTCTGGATTTGTTTGAAAAGCATCTAGTGACTAATAAACTTGTTCTTACAATTGGCTATGATATTGAGAATATGAAGGATTATCATGGAGAACTCATGGAAGATCGTTATGGAAGGAAACTTCCAAAGCATCTCCATGGAACAATTAATCTAGATAGATACACATCTTCTTTTAAGCTCATGTGCGATGCCTTATTACGTTTCTATCACTTACATATAAATCATGCACTTACAATAAGAAGAATTCAGCTCAATGCCACACAGGTAAGAAGTGATGACGATATTCCTATGACCTATAAACAGCTTTCTTTATTTGATGAAGAAAAGATAGAAGTGG